A genomic window from Triticum urartu cultivar G1812 chromosome 7, Tu2.1, whole genome shotgun sequence includes:
- the LOC125519537 gene encoding tryptophan decarboxylase 1-like yields the protein MGSLTTADPAVVSDFSVAAANHAAFEPLNPEDVRACLHKAVDFISDYYANIESLPVLPDVEPGYLQRELMASPPSYSTPFDVTMKEVRASVVPGMTHWASPNFFAFFPATNSAAGIAGDLIASAMNTVGFTWQAAPAATEMEVLALDWLAQLLCLPATFMNHTNTGDRGTGGGVILGTTSEAMLVTLVAARDAALRRSGSIGVSGLPRLAVYAADQTHSTFFKACRLAGFDPANIRSIPTGPENDYGLDPAKLLKAMQADVDAGLVPTYVCATVGTTSSNAVDPVGAIADVAALFCAWVHVDAAYAGSACICPEFRHHLDGVERVDSISISPHKWLLTCLDCTCLYVRDARHLSDSMETSPEYLKNDATDSGEVTDLKDMQVGVGRRFRGLKLWMVMRTYGTAKLQEHIRSDVTMAKMFEGLVRADHRFEVVVPRNFAMVCFKIKASGTMTEEDADEANRMLMKNLNKTGKAYLAHTVIGDRIVLRFAVGSTLQEERHVRSAWELIKNTTNEMMMD from the coding sequence ATGGGCAGCCTCACCACCGCCGACCCCGCGGTCGTCTCTGACTTCTCCGTCGCCGCCGCCAACCATGCAGCGTTCGAGCCGCTCAACCCGGAGGACGTCCGTGCCTGCCTCCACAAGGCCGTCGACTTCATCTCCGACTACTACGCCAACATCGAGTCCTTGCCCGTCCTCCCCGACGTCGAGCCGGGGTACCTGCAGCGCGAGCTCATGGCGTCCCCGCCCTCCTACTCCACGCCGTTCGACGTCACCATGAAGGAGGTCAGGGCCTCGGTCGTGCCCGGGATGACGCACTGGGCCAGCCCAAACTTCTTCGCGTTCTTCCCTGCCACCAATAGCGCCGCCGGCATCGCCGGCGATCTCATCGCCTCCGCTATGAACACTGTCGGCTTCACGTGGCAGGCCGCCCCTGCGGCGACCGAGATGGAGGTGCTAGCGCTGGATTGGCTCGCGCAACTCCTGTGCCTGCCGGCAACATTCATGAACCACACCAACACTGGCGACCGTGGCACCGGTGGGGGCGTCATTCTCGGCACCACCAGCGAGGCAATGCTGGTCACCCTAGTCGCCGCCCGTGACGCCGCGCTCCGTCGGAGCGGCTCCATCGGCGTGTCCGGCTTGCCGCGTCTGGCGGTCTACGCCGCTGACCAGACCCACTCCACCTTCTTCAAGGCGTGCCGCCTTGCCGGCTTCGACCCCGCCAACATCCGCTCTATCCCCACCGGGCCAGAGAATGACTACGGCCTCGACCCGGCGAAGCTGCTCAAGGCCATGCAAGCTGACGTTGACGCCGGCCTCGTGCCAACGTACGTCTGCGCCACTGTGGGCACTACGTCCTCCAACGCTGTCGATCCGGTGGGAGCCATCGCTGATGTTGCTGCATTGTTCTGCGCGTGGGTCCACGTCGACGCTGCCTATGCCGGCAGCGCCTGCATCTGCCCGGAGTTCCGGCATCACCTCGACGGCGTCGAGCGCGTGGACTCCATCAGCATCAGCCCACACAAGTGGCTCCTCACCTGCCTTGACTGCACCTGCCTCTACGTCCGCGACGCTCGCCACCTGAGTGACTCCATGGAGACCAGCCCGGAATACCTCAAGAACGACGCCACCGACTCCGGCGAGGTCACCGATCTCAAGGACATGCAGGTCGGCGTGGGCCGCCGCTTCCGGGGTCTCAAGCTGTGGATGGTCATGCGTACCTACGGCACGGCCAAGCTCCAGGAACACATCCGCAGTGATGTCACCATGGCCAAGATGTTCGAAGGTCTTGTCCGCGCCGACCATCGGTTTGAGGTAGTCGTGCCTAGGAACTTTGCCATGGTCTGCTTCAAGATCAAGGCCAGTGGAACCATGACGGAGGAAGATGCCGATGAAGCCAACCGTATGCTGATGAAGAACCTGAATAAGACCGGCAAGGCGTACCTTGCGCACACGGTGATCGGCGATAGGATCGTGCTCCGGTTCGCGGTGGGGTCGACGCTGCAGGAGGAGAGGCATGTGAGGAGTGCCTGGGAGCTCATCAAGAACACAACCAACGAGATGATGATGGATTAA
- the LOC125523631 gene encoding tryptamine 5-hydroxylase-like, whose protein sequence is MELNLVSYVFVVLFVLSGAYVYYTTRSRSPPGWPVIGHLHVLTDMPHHALAELATTMRAPLLRLRLGSVPAVVISKPDLARVALTTNDAAMASRPHLLSGQFLSFGCSDVTFAPAGAYHRMARRVVVSELLSARRVATDGSVRGKELRRLLAHLTKNAAAAGATVDLSECLLNLANDVLCRVAFGRRFPHGKDDKLAAVLAEAQDLFAGFTIGDFFPELEPFASTVTGLRRRLKSCLADLREVCDDIVEEHVSGKHQRLPGDRDEDFVDVLLRVQKSPDLEVPLTDDNLKALVLDMFVAGTDTTFATLEWVMTELVRHPLILRKAQDEVRRVVGAKGRVDESDLGELHYMRAIIKETFRLHPAVPLLVPRETVAACTLGGYDIPPRTRVFINTFAMGRDPEIWEDPLVFSPQRFEVGAGNDINLKDPDYKLLPFGGGRRGCPGYTFALATMQVALASLLYHFEWALPAGVRAEDVSLEESFGLATRKKEPLFIAVRKSDAYEFKGEELNEV, encoded by the exons ATGGAGCTCAACCTTGTCTCGTACGTGTTCGTTGTCCTGTTCGTCCTCTCTGGCGCGTACGTCTACTACACGACGCGGAGCCGGTCGCCGCCGGGGTGGCCCGTGATCGGCCACCTCCACGTGCTGACGGACATGCCCCACCACGCGCTCGCGGAGCTGGCCACGACCATGCGAGCCCCGCTGCTCCGGCTCCGGCTCGGGAGCGTCCCGGCCGTGGTGATCTCCAAGCCCGACCTTGCCCGCGTGGCGCTCACCACGAACGACGCGGCGATGGCATCCCGCCCGCACCTCCTCTCCGGGCAGTTCCTCTCGTTCGGGTGCTCCGACGTGACGTTCGCGCCGGCGGGGGCGTACCACCGCATGGCGCGGAGGGTGGTCGTCTCCGAGCTCCTCTCGGCGCGCCGCGTGGCCACCGACGGCAGCGTCCGGGGcaaggagctccgccgcctcctggCGCACCTCACCAAGAACGCCGCGGCGGCGGGCGCCACCGTCGACCTCAGCGAGTGCTTGCTCAACCTCGCCAACGACGTGCTCTGCCGCGTCGCCTTCGGCCGCCGGTTCCCGCACGGCAAGGACGACAAGCTCGCCGCGGTGCTCGCCGAGGCCCAGGACCTCTTCGCCGGGTTCACCATCGGGGACTTCTTCCCGGAGCTCGAGCCATTCGCGAGCACCGTCACTGGGCTCCGCCGCCGGCTGAAGAGCTGCCTCGCCGACCTCCGCGAGGTCTGCGACGACATCGTCGAGGAGCACGTGAGCGGCAAGCACCAGCGCCTCCCCGGCGACCGTGACGAGGACTTCGTCGACGTGCTTCTCCGCGTCCAGAAGTCGCCCGATCTCGAGGTCCCACTTACCGACGACAACCTCAAAGCCCTCGTCCTG GACATGTTCGTCGCCGGCACGGACACGACGTTCGCGACGCTGGAGTGGGTGATGACGGAGCTGGTGCGCCACCCGCTCATTCTGAGAAAGGCGCAGGACGAGGTCCGACGGGTGGTGGGTGCCAAGGGGCGGGTGGACGAGTCGGACCTGGGCGAGCTCCACTACATGCGGGCCATCATCAAGGAGACCTTCCGGCTGCACCCGGCGgtgccgctgctggtgccccgggAGACAGTGGCGGCGTGCACGCTTGGCGGCTACGACATCCCGCCCAGGACCCGCGTCTTCATCAACACCTTCGCCATGGGCCGGGACCCGGAGATCTGGGAGGACCCGCTGGTGTTCTCGCCGCAGCGGTTCGAGGTCGGCGCCGGCAACGACATCAACCTCAAGGACCCGGACTACAAGCTGCTGCcgtttggcggcggccggaggggATGCCCGGGGTACACGTTCGCGCTGGCCACCATGCAGGTGGCGCTAGCCAGCCTGCTCTACCACTTCGAGTGGGCGCTGCCGGCCGGCGTGCGCGCCGAGGACGTCAGCCTGGAGGAAAGCTTCGGGCTGGCTACCAGGAAGAAGGAGCCGCTCTTCATCGCCGTCAGGAAGAGCGACGCGTACGAGTTCAAGGGGGAGGAGCTCAACGAGGTTTGA